In the Syntrophus aciditrophicus SB genome, TCCAACAATTTGCTTAGACATGTATTTGTATAGCATATCCAAGTTTCTGGCTATTTCTCCACCTTTTTCAAAATTCAACGCCATGTTCAGCTCAGAAATGATATCCTGTGCCTTCTGAATGGCCTTAGCTTTAGCTTCGTATTGGCCGTTTTGATAATATTCTTTTGCGCTTTTCAGCCTTTCTATGGCTTTTTCATAACACATGATAATCAGTTTTACGGGATCAGCGGTTAAATAATTGGTCTGTTTATATGCCACTGCCCCATAAGATTGTGACCGCATGGTTTCAGCCCTCCTATTTAATAAATGTTGACGTGAACAAAACTCTTCCATACAAAAATTCGTAATGTTTATGTATTTTCATTTTATTAATTTTAACGCCATCCACTTTCGGCTGCGCTGAGCTGACCCAATAACCAATTGCTTTGGTTCTGGAACTTACTGATCAGAGCTTCCATGGCAACAAAGCGGTTAATCATGGTTTCCTGCTTGCGCTCAAGCACTTTTCCTATTTCTTCGATTTGTGTTGTGTAATCACTGATCGTGTTCTGCAGGGATTTCTGTTTGTAAGAGACATAACCATCTATCGAATCGGTGATATTGTATAACGTTCGGTTAAACGCTTCCGCCAATCCCAATGTGAGTTTTACCGTTCCTATCTCCCCCGTACTCGACCCTGTGTATTTAATGACGAGTCCGACATCGCTTTCTCCGTCATCTCCTGTCAAGGTCTGGCCGGAACCTGTTGCGGCTTCGCCATTTATTGTACCTGATACATCCAGGCCGTTATCAACGGTTTGAGCTCCGGTCCATAAAAGGTCTGCTGTTTCAGAAATTGTAAAACAGGACTGACTTCCGTAAGAATTATGCGTCAGTACTAAATGATTGGAAGAATCCATTGAAGCGGTTATGTTTATGACATAACGTCCCTGCTGTCCACCGGAATTGCTTGTGTCGACCGATCCGAAGGAAAGGCTGTGAGCCTGGCTGCAATCAAAAGAGACAGCCAACTGACTGTTTCCGGTCGTCTTGTCTGTAATTTTTAACGCTCCAGAGCTGTCAATTGAAGCGGTAACGTTATTGCTGAAAGCTTGTTCGAGCGCATTCAGAAAATCCTGGACTGTATCCTGACTGACATCGGATATGGAATAACTTCCGGAAACTGAGGCGCCGGAGCGAGATGTGCCGGAGAAGGATATGACGTCACCATTGGCGAGATTAGCGGAAGATCCTGAGCTATCGTATATGCTGTTCCAATTTGTCGATGCTGTGATTAATGTCGTTTTAGCGGCATCGGCATAAAATACTTCCGATCCTGCCAAAGTCTGTGTGTAAACTTCATCCAGTTCTGAATTGACGGCGTTGACAATGTCCGACAATGTCATCGAGCTGGTCATGACAATTGAAGCGGTTTTCCCCCCTTCCGTGATGGTCAGTGTTTCGTCGCTGCCAAGTATAGCCGCGACTGCGCTATTCGAAGTCGATGAACTCTGTGTCGCCGCCTGGGTTATATTAATACTGTAATTCCCGGATTCCGTATCTTTTGAACAGCCGATATACTGCAAGTTTCCGTTGCTGGTCGTTCCATTGGCGCAAAAAAGATTCCGTATATCGTTAAAATTGGTTTGAAGGTAGCCCTTCAGTACGTCGGTATCGACACACAGGTTTCCCTCGTTGTCAAGATTAATGCCCGCGAGTCCAAGGGTGGCAAATTCAGAGGAAACACCCCATACGCTCTCAATGATCAATGAAGAAACATCCATTTTAACGGAAGAAAGTGTCCCGTCGCCAAAAAGAATGCCCCCGGTTTCCTTTGATTGGTTATCATAGGATTGCTGCTGATAAATATAGGATGCTACCGCATTATAGCTTGAGACGAAGGCATTGATTTTTTCCATGGTCCCGTCGATGTCCTGGCCGACATCCAATGTCACTGTGGTGGCTTCGTCCGCTTTCAACAAATTTATTGTCACCCCGGCGATAACATCATCAATCGAATTGTCGGAACTGGTCACGGTTACACCATCGATTTCAATGGAAGCGTCCGCACCAGCGACAAGTTGACGCTTCATTAAAGTGCCGGCTGCGCCGAAGGTTCCAAAGTTCAGGGTGCCGTCGGCAACCGTGCTGGTTAAAGTAACGTTGAGGAAACTTTCACCCGTTGTGTTATCCACAATCTGAATGTTCCCTGTTCCAGTAATCGTTGCCGTCACATCACCTGCAGAAGCGCTGTATGCCGATTCAATGGCATCAAGCAAGTCCTGCACAGTGCTGTCGGCGGAAATATTAAATGTTCCGTTTACATCTCCAGCGGCTATGTTTTTACCAGTAAAATCGATATGATCTCCAGCCGTGTATGCCAAGTAGCCGTCAATGTCACATAACTTTATAGTGGTCGATATAGCCATACCGCTGGAGGTCATTTCCTCGGAACCGCTGATGCCCAGGACATCACCAACGCCACTCTTAATTAATCCGAGAGCTTGAAAAATATTATTCTGATCGGAAAATGGACTCGTAGAATTAATCCCGTCGATCTGAAGTCTGTAGTAAGTGGTTCCGTCAATTTTTTCG is a window encoding:
- the fliS gene encoding flagellar export chaperone FliS is translated as MRSQSYGAVAYKQTNYLTADPVKLIIMCYEKAIERLKSAKEYYQNGQYEAKAKAIQKAQDIISELNMALNFEKGGEIARNLDMLYKYMSKQIVGADINRDLSSLDEIIWMLEELNSAWKEISANGQRPLQSSTPILNATLNGESRQQNSTYLRTWSV
- the fliD gene encoding flagellar filament capping protein FliD, whose amino-acid sequence is MSSSTNLISGLASGFDWRSMIDQFMKIEHRGVDRITSKKTEASNKLTEWQSFNAKLLALRTSAENLKDYDDFSIFSTSMTTDSSTVKAADLLSVTTSSSASPGTYNIIVKNKATAEKLASRYFSSITDSMGSSYSGNILINGRAVTISESDDLVDIRDKINNLNSGNNATGVTASIVNYGVAGYRLTLTSKATGAAGISLLNASGNDILGNLGFTEKSALSQVIKNSITGGAQSDRFTSTNLAIADLLGLNAGESGTSLIIKDANGDNSNEISINLATNDLNDICVAINNNKGAANISASVIFEKIDGTTYYRLQIDGINSTSPFSDQNNIFQALGLIKSGVGDVLGISGSEEMTSSGMAISTTIKLCDIDGYLAYTAGDHIDFTGKNIAAGDVNGTFNISADSTVQDLLDAIESAYSASAGDVTATITGTGNIQIVDNTTGESFLNVTLTSTVADGTLNFGTFGAAGTLMKRQLVAGADASIEIDGVTVTSSDNSIDDVIAGVTINLLKADEATTVTLDVGQDIDGTMEKINAFVSSYNAVASYIYQQQSYDNQSKETGGILFGDGTLSSVKMDVSSLIIESVWGVSSEFATLGLAGINLDNEGNLCVDTDVLKGYLQTNFNDIRNLFCANGTTSNGNLQYIGCSKDTESGNYSINITQAATQSSSTSNSAVAAILGSDETLTITEGGKTASIVMTSSMTLSDIVNAVNSELDEVYTQTLAGSEVFYADAAKTTLITASTNWNSIYDSSGSSANLANGDVISFSGTSRSGASVSGSYSISDVSQDTVQDFLNALEQAFSNNVTASIDSSGALKITDKTTGNSQLAVSFDCSQAHSLSFGSVDTSNSGGQQGRYVINITASMDSSNHLVLTHNSYGSQSCFTISETADLLWTGAQTVDNGLDVSGTINGEAATGSGQTLTGDDGESDVGLVIKYTGSSTGEIGTVKLTLGLAEAFNRTLYNITDSIDGYVSYKQKSLQNTISDYTTQIEEIGKVLERKQETMINRFVAMEALISKFQNQSNWLLGQLSAAESGWR